Proteins from a genomic interval of Halomonas alkaliantarctica:
- a CDS encoding ABC transporter ATP-binding protein — MNSTAINSQPINTGPINTGQEAAVMLDCQSLTRTYSEGPQDLTVLDNLNLQVRAGERVAIVGSSGSGKTTLLNLLGGLDRPSKGSVVIAGEPLSGLNEAALGSFRNRYIGFVYQFHHLLAEFTAVENAALPLIIRGQSKKVAEKRAMQILERVGMQPRADHKPGELSGGERQRVAIARALVTDPSLVLMDEPTGNLDQTTAATILALMDELAKESACAFVIVTHDVSLAAHQDRVLKLDAGKLVEQAPTL; from the coding sequence ATGAATTCGACGGCTATAAATTCTCAGCCCATCAATACTGGGCCCATCAATACTGGGCAAGAGGCGGCGGTAATGCTCGATTGTCAGTCGTTGACACGCACCTACAGCGAAGGGCCCCAGGATCTGACGGTACTGGATAATCTCAATTTGCAGGTGCGTGCCGGGGAGCGGGTAGCCATTGTGGGCAGCTCTGGCTCGGGTAAGACAACGCTGCTAAACCTGCTGGGCGGCCTTGATCGTCCCAGTAAAGGCAGCGTTGTTATCGCTGGTGAGCCGCTATCAGGTTTGAATGAGGCGGCGCTTGGCAGCTTTCGTAATCGCTACATCGGCTTTGTCTACCAGTTCCACCATCTGTTGGCGGAATTTACCGCCGTCGAAAATGCGGCGTTACCGCTAATTATTCGCGGCCAGTCGAAAAAGGTAGCCGAGAAGCGGGCCATGCAGATACTCGAGCGGGTAGGCATGCAGCCGCGGGCAGATCATAAGCCGGGGGAACTTTCCGGTGGGGAGCGCCAGCGCGTGGCGATTGCCCGAGCGCTGGTCACCGATCCTAGCCTGGTGCTGATGGATGAGCCAACGGGCAATCTGGATCAAACCACAGCAGCCACGATTTTGGCGCTGATGGACGAACTGGCAAAAGAGAGCGCCTGTGCGTTCGTGATTGTGACCCATGACGTTAGCTTAGCCGCCCATCAAGACCGCGTGCTTAAACTGGATGCGGGTAAATTGGTCGAGCAGGCACCAACGCTTTAA
- a CDS encoding DUF2062 domain-containing protein: MPRRFLQRYMPKPDTIKKQRSLRFMAPLIADPGLWLLTRRSVANAFSVGVFCAMLPIPFQMVIAALGARLTRCNLALSVGLVWITNPLTMPLIFYGNYWIGTFILGAPVREAPSRISTRWIAEQMHDIMPPLIVGSLVTAIILAIVVNIGIRLIWRWHVSHNWKRRRLIRRQRRAQIKAEFDDKI, encoded by the coding sequence ATGCCGCGCAGATTCCTGCAGCGCTACATGCCCAAACCCGACACTATCAAGAAACAGCGCTCGCTACGCTTTATGGCACCGCTGATTGCAGATCCGGGTTTGTGGCTTTTAACTCGCCGAAGCGTTGCCAACGCGTTTAGCGTGGGCGTGTTCTGCGCGATGCTGCCCATCCCCTTTCAGATGGTCATTGCCGCGCTGGGCGCGCGCCTAACACGCTGCAATTTAGCCCTCTCTGTGGGCTTGGTATGGATTACCAACCCCTTAACGATGCCGTTGATTTTTTACGGCAACTATTGGATTGGCACCTTTATCCTTGGCGCGCCCGTGCGGGAGGCCCCTTCGCGTATTTCAACGCGCTGGATCGCCGAACAGATGCACGACATTATGCCGCCACTGATCGTCGGCTCGTTGGTAACAGCGATCATATTAGCCATCGTGGTCAACATTGGCATTCGCTTGATCTGGCGCTGGCACGTCTCCCATAACTGGAAACGCCGCCGCCTGATACGTCGGCAGCGGCGTGCACAGATAAAAGCAGAATTTGACGATAAGATTTAA
- a CDS encoding DNA internalization-related competence protein ComEC/Rec2 has product MRLGVAMPAAFAALAGGIFAWYCHTAGVIPNAFSWGLVVALLAMGWRPRIGIWLLIGAWVFISVQGEWGSRLLAGLSGEDIAVEATVLTAQPLGNATRLLLSLDQCRSSANSPVKRPSCSSLAKVRITAYSDERFKPGEQWQMTLRLRPPSGFANPDTFNYEQWLWREGIHATGYLRQEPTPVRLSSAGPSLRQLALDFLARQPLDDQTKRWLAALTLGDSEQLTQDDWSLLNATGTTHLVVISGLHVGLVASFVLLLAKLGARFTTPTNWRMRTWPWWVAALACVSYTTLAGMAPPAMRAMVMTLIGLWVLSGRHAPGAWQAWWLALALVLMVDPLALWRPGMWLSFVAVAWLIIIWQGRRRPQGLKGWCWALVRSQLLLAPLMAAAVLVAFGRVAPAAPLINLVAVPWVSSVMVPTALLGWLLSPIPLVGETVWWLFEQALSVFHLLLTLTVQHWPLWEPDRTLTYPLATALLLLSLCWGLPAVLPGLRLAATALALALPWWSLSSSIPQNTLKVSVYDVGQGQVIELRSEHFRLLYDTGPRFRSGFMPLETLWSPGQQFDQVIVSHADNDHAGGIGALLVDHRVSQWMAPAGEELPVSSIDCQRGQTWQRDGVSSRILWPPAGDNDLSANDRSCVLEVSVGEQRLLITGDVSTEVERRFLREVELPVSVLVAGHHGSGTSSGIQFVRHTAPEHVIFSAGRSNAFQHPVDSVVRRFRQQGSCLWSTAHDGALLFWLNAAHPVQVETTRPVPRRRNQC; this is encoded by the coding sequence ATGCGGTTAGGTGTTGCCATGCCAGCGGCGTTTGCGGCACTCGCAGGGGGGATTTTTGCTTGGTATTGCCACACGGCAGGGGTGATTCCAAACGCATTTAGCTGGGGGTTGGTAGTTGCGTTGCTGGCAATGGGATGGCGCCCACGCATAGGTATATGGCTGCTAATCGGCGCGTGGGTCTTTATTAGCGTACAAGGTGAATGGGGTAGTCGCTTGCTGGCGGGGCTAAGCGGAGAAGATATTGCCGTTGAGGCAACCGTGTTGACCGCCCAGCCGCTGGGTAACGCGACACGCCTGCTGTTAAGCCTTGACCAGTGTCGAAGCTCTGCAAATAGTCCGGTAAAACGCCCCAGCTGCTCTTCGCTCGCCAAGGTGCGCATAACCGCTTATAGCGATGAGCGATTTAAGCCCGGTGAGCAGTGGCAAATGACGTTGCGTTTGCGACCTCCCAGTGGCTTTGCCAATCCTGATACCTTCAATTATGAGCAGTGGTTGTGGCGCGAGGGGATCCACGCGACAGGCTACCTGCGCCAGGAGCCAACGCCAGTTCGGCTCTCTTCTGCTGGCCCCTCGCTGCGCCAGTTAGCGCTGGATTTTTTAGCCCGTCAGCCGCTCGACGATCAAACCAAGCGCTGGCTGGCAGCATTGACGTTAGGCGATAGCGAACAGCTTACCCAAGACGACTGGTCGCTGCTGAATGCCACCGGCACCACGCATCTGGTGGTTATTTCAGGCTTGCATGTGGGGCTAGTGGCGTCGTTTGTGCTGCTGTTGGCCAAGTTAGGCGCTCGTTTTACAACGCCCACCAACTGGCGTATGCGCACCTGGCCATGGTGGGTGGCAGCGCTAGCCTGTGTCAGTTACACCACCCTTGCAGGGATGGCTCCACCGGCCATGCGGGCGATGGTGATGACATTGATCGGGCTGTGGGTGCTCAGTGGTCGGCATGCACCGGGGGCTTGGCAAGCGTGGTGGCTGGCGCTTGCGCTGGTACTGATGGTTGATCCGCTCGCGTTATGGCGGCCGGGCATGTGGCTTTCGTTTGTGGCAGTCGCGTGGCTGATTATTATTTGGCAGGGACGGCGGCGTCCTCAGGGGTTAAAGGGCTGGTGTTGGGCGCTTGTGAGATCGCAACTGCTGCTAGCTCCGCTAATGGCTGCCGCCGTCTTGGTGGCCTTTGGTCGAGTGGCGCCAGCCGCACCATTGATCAATTTAGTCGCCGTGCCCTGGGTGAGCTCGGTAATGGTGCCAACGGCACTTTTGGGGTGGCTGCTGTCACCTATTCCCTTGGTAGGAGAGACGGTGTGGTGGCTGTTTGAGCAGGCGCTGAGTGTTTTCCACCTGTTGCTGACGCTTACTGTGCAGCATTGGCCACTATGGGAACCTGATCGGACGTTAACCTATCCGCTCGCCACCGCACTGCTACTGCTCTCGTTATGCTGGGGACTACCCGCCGTGCTGCCAGGTTTACGGCTGGCTGCCACGGCGTTGGCCTTAGCGCTCCCGTGGTGGTCGCTTTCATCATCGATTCCCCAAAATACGCTTAAAGTTAGTGTCTACGACGTTGGGCAGGGGCAGGTGATAGAGCTGCGTAGCGAACATTTTCGCCTGCTTTACGACACCGGGCCGCGCTTTCGTAGTGGCTTTATGCCGCTGGAAACGCTGTGGTCGCCGGGACAGCAGTTTGATCAAGTAATAGTCAGCCACGCTGATAATGACCATGCGGGTGGTATCGGCGCATTGCTGGTCGATCATCGGGTCAGTCAGTGGATGGCTCCGGCAGGTGAGGAACTGCCAGTTTCCAGTATTGATTGTCAGCGTGGTCAAACATGGCAGCGCGATGGAGTGAGTTCCCGCATTCTCTGGCCGCCCGCGGGTGATAACGATTTATCTGCCAACGACCGCTCCTGTGTACTTGAGGTGAGCGTTGGTGAGCAACGACTGCTGATTACTGGGGATGTGAGCACAGAGGTAGAGCGACGCTTTCTGCGTGAGGTAGAGCTGCCCGTTAGTGTATTGGTGGCAGGGCACCATGGCAGTGGCACCAGCTCGGGGATTCAGTTTGTGCGTCATACCGCACCAGAGCATGTGATATTTAGCGCCGGGCGGAGTAATGCTTTTCAGCATCCGGTAGATTCCGTCGTGCGCCGTTTTCGCCAGCAGGGAAGTTGTCTATGGAGTACTGCTCATGATGGAGCCCTGCTATTTTGGTTAAACGCGGCCCATCCCGTTCAAGTTGAAACGACGCGACCAGTGCCAAGACGACGCAACCAGTGTTGA
- the msbA gene encoding lipid A export permease/ATP-binding protein MsbA, whose protein sequence is MTDSGWGIYKRLLGYVKPHWRAFALAIVGFVVYAASSTALAEMMKRLIDGIQNPDAAFRLFLPLFVIIMFSARGVGTFLSTYFMAYVGRYVIHTLRCDVFAHLLHLPGWFFDHHSSGQLVSRVTYHVEQVAGAATKAVTIILREGLFVVGLVLYLLWTNWMLTLLFLGVTPIIAVVVSYVSKRFRRISKRIQHSMGDVTHIASEALSGYRVVRTHGAEQYEKQRFERVSEENRRQSMKEAMTRAVSSPVILMLVAISMALLVWLAMAPSLMANMTPGEFVAFITAAALMIKPVRQLTEINGEIQKGLAAASELFGLLDMTPEEDSGKHIASRLSGDVVIDHVSFRYADDQPEILHDINLRIAPGELVAIVGRSGSGKSTLISLLPRFYRPSQGSITIDGINVDDYALGPLRQQIALVSQQVTLFNASIADNIAYGVANPDPQAIQAAAEAAYAHEFIDKLPNGYATTVGENGVMLSGGQRQRLAIARAIFKDAPLLVLDEATSALDTESERYIQKALERVCEGRTTLVIAHRLSTIERADRIVVMDQGRIIEEGAHQALLEADGAYAALHQLQFQEAP, encoded by the coding sequence GTGACTGATTCAGGTTGGGGTATCTATAAGCGGTTGTTGGGCTATGTGAAGCCGCATTGGCGGGCTTTTGCGCTAGCGATAGTGGGCTTTGTGGTTTACGCCGCGTCGAGTACCGCGCTGGCGGAAATGATGAAGCGCTTGATTGATGGTATTCAAAACCCAGATGCGGCGTTTCGGCTATTTCTACCGCTGTTCGTGATTATTATGTTTTCCGCTCGGGGGGTCGGTACTTTTCTAAGCACCTACTTCATGGCCTATGTGGGCCGCTACGTGATTCATACCCTGCGTTGCGATGTGTTTGCTCATCTACTTCATCTTCCCGGCTGGTTTTTTGATCATCACTCCAGTGGTCAACTGGTATCGCGGGTGACCTACCATGTTGAGCAAGTCGCGGGGGCGGCTACCAAGGCGGTGACGATTATTCTCCGTGAAGGGCTGTTCGTCGTCGGTCTGGTGCTCTACCTACTCTGGACTAACTGGATGCTAACGCTGCTGTTTTTGGGTGTTACGCCGATCATTGCCGTGGTGGTGAGCTACGTCAGCAAGCGTTTCAGGCGTATTTCAAAACGTATTCAGCACTCCATGGGGGATGTTACCCATATTGCCTCAGAAGCGCTGTCGGGCTATCGGGTAGTACGCACCCACGGCGCCGAGCAGTATGAAAAGCAGCGCTTTGAGCGGGTAAGCGAAGAGAATCGCCGTCAGAGTATGAAAGAAGCCATGACCCGTGCGGTCAGTTCCCCGGTGATTCTGATGCTGGTGGCTATCTCCATGGCGCTACTGGTCTGGCTGGCCATGGCACCCTCGCTGATGGCGAACATGACGCCCGGTGAGTTTGTGGCCTTTATTACTGCGGCGGCTTTGATGATCAAGCCCGTGCGCCAACTGACTGAGATTAACGGTGAAATTCAGAAAGGCCTGGCGGCCGCATCAGAGCTTTTCGGCTTGCTGGATATGACCCCTGAAGAGGATAGTGGCAAACATATCGCCAGCCGTTTAAGCGGCGATGTCGTGATTGATCATGTTAGCTTCCGCTACGCCGATGACCAGCCCGAGATTCTGCACGATATCAATCTGCGCATAGCGCCGGGCGAGCTGGTGGCAATAGTTGGGCGTTCGGGAAGCGGTAAGTCCACTCTGATCAGCCTGCTGCCGCGTTTTTATCGTCCCAGCCAGGGGAGCATTACGATCGATGGCATCAATGTTGATGACTATGCGCTTGGCCCACTGCGCCAGCAGATCGCCCTGGTGTCACAGCAGGTGACACTGTTTAACGCTTCGATTGCCGATAATATTGCTTACGGGGTGGCCAACCCTGATCCCCAGGCTATACAGGCTGCGGCTGAAGCCGCCTATGCCCATGAATTTATCGATAAACTGCCCAATGGTTATGCCACCACGGTGGGTGAAAATGGCGTGATGCTCTCGGGCGGCCAACGCCAGCGGCTGGCGATAGCCCGGGCGATTTTCAAGGATGCGCCGCTACTGGTGCTGGATGAGGCCACTTCCGCGTTGGATACGGAATCTGAGCGCTATATTCAGAAAGCCCTTGAGCGCGTCTGTGAAGGGCGCACCACGCTGGTCATCGCCCACCGCCTTTCCACCATTGAGCGGGCTGACCGCATTGTGGTGATGGATCAGGGGCGCATTATCGAAGAGGGGGCGCACCAGGCATTGCTGGAAGCCGATGGCGCCTATGCAGCACTCCATCAGCTACAGTTCCAAGAAGCGCCATGA
- the lpxK gene encoding tetraacyldisaccharide 4'-kinase, with translation MSSAKRMLSERWLQGAYQGSRWLLPLRPLGALYQWAMARRERGYSSGKKATWKAPVPVIVVGNITLGGTGKSPLVAWLAGWLVAQGWSPGIVSRGYGGKASSYPLPVTADTNVAESGDEPLMLAQQTGLPVVADPNRVRGVQALVETGCDIILSDDGLQHLALDRDIEVVVVDGARGLGNGRCLPAGPLRESPSRLQRVDAVVINGDLQSSLSVAPTIMQSATTMQLAPLCWRRLDDGARFPLEPLPFTLPVHAMAGIGHPERFFRTLSALGVKGEWHPLADHQHFSADALSFTDTRPVIMTAKDAVKCYALAPPNSWVLDVEATLPPEFEHWLAARLSALS, from the coding sequence ATGAGCTCTGCCAAGAGAATGTTGTCAGAGCGCTGGCTGCAAGGCGCTTATCAGGGCAGTCGTTGGCTATTGCCGCTGAGGCCGTTAGGGGCGCTGTACCAGTGGGCCATGGCGCGGCGTGAGCGTGGGTACTCTAGCGGCAAGAAAGCCACTTGGAAGGCGCCGGTGCCGGTTATTGTGGTCGGTAATATTACCTTGGGGGGAACGGGTAAATCGCCGCTGGTGGCGTGGCTGGCTGGCTGGCTGGTGGCTCAAGGCTGGTCGCCAGGCATCGTTAGCCGCGGCTACGGCGGAAAAGCGTCCAGTTACCCGCTACCGGTCACCGCCGACACTAACGTGGCCGAAAGCGGCGATGAGCCGCTGATGCTGGCACAGCAGACGGGGCTGCCCGTGGTCGCAGACCCCAATCGCGTGCGCGGAGTTCAGGCACTGGTAGAGACGGGCTGCGATATTATTTTGAGCGATGACGGTTTGCAGCACTTGGCGCTGGATCGAGATATTGAGGTGGTGGTTGTGGATGGTGCCCGTGGATTGGGCAACGGGCGCTGCCTGCCCGCCGGGCCTCTGCGCGAGTCGCCCAGCCGGTTGCAGCGAGTTGATGCGGTGGTCATCAACGGTGACTTACAGTCGTCGCTGTCGGTTGCCCCGACTATTATGCAGTCAGCCACCACTATGCAGCTGGCGCCGTTGTGCTGGCGCCGCCTTGATGACGGCGCCCGTTTTCCGCTTGAGCCACTGCCGTTTACGCTGCCGGTGCACGCGATGGCAGGTATCGGACATCCCGAGCGCTTTTTTCGTACGCTCTCCGCGTTGGGTGTTAAGGGCGAGTGGCACCCGTTAGCCGATCACCAGCACTTTAGTGCGGACGCGCTAAGCTTTACAGATACCCGCCCAGTAATTATGACCGCTAAAGACGCCGTGAAGTGTTACGCCCTGGCCCCGCCTAACAGTTGGGTATTAGATGTGGAGGCAACCCTTCCACCCGAATTTGAGCACTGGCTGGCAGCGCGGCTGTCGGCACTTTCTTGA
- a CDS encoding Trm112 family protein, producing the protein MDKELLAMLVCPMCNGKLKYDRDAQELRCHYDGLAYPIKEGIPVMLPEEARVMDANEKLHTSQGRSPGGSPGRPQERLGDA; encoded by the coding sequence ATGGATAAGGAACTGCTGGCAATGCTGGTCTGCCCGATGTGTAACGGTAAACTGAAGTATGACCGTGACGCTCAAGAGCTGCGCTGCCACTACGATGGCCTGGCCTATCCGATCAAAGAGGGGATTCCGGTAATGCTGCCGGAAGAGGCTCGCGTGATGGATGCCAATGAAAAGCTGCACACTTCACAAGGGCGTTCCCCTGGTGGTTCTCCAGGGCGTCCCCAAGAGCGTTTAGGAGACGCTTAA
- the kdsB gene encoding 3-deoxy-manno-octulosonate cytidylyltransferase: MAVFDDMADEMVDFKVPDFTVVVPARYGSSRLPGKPLLDIAGEPMVAHVWRRACQSHASRVVVATDDSRIRDAMLPYGAEVIMTRDDHPSGTDRLAEVADILALTDDALLVNVQGDEPLIPPALINQVALRLADDPEASIATLAEPINDVGTLFNPNVVKVVRTLQGRALYFSRAPIPWDREQFKAPPTMLATDAWLRHIGLYAYRAGFLAAYRDWPASSLEQLEQLEQLRALQNGHAIQVALACEINPAGVDTAEDLARVRALLEQLSF; the protein is encoded by the coding sequence ATGGCTGTCTTTGATGACATGGCTGATGAAATGGTCGATTTCAAGGTGCCTGATTTTACCGTTGTCGTACCTGCTCGCTACGGCTCTTCTCGGCTGCCGGGCAAGCCACTGCTTGATATTGCCGGCGAACCGATGGTCGCTCACGTATGGCGCCGTGCTTGCCAAAGCCACGCCAGTCGGGTGGTCGTGGCAACAGACGATAGCCGTATTCGTGATGCCATGCTGCCCTACGGCGCCGAAGTGATCATGACCCGCGACGATCATCCCTCGGGCACCGACCGCTTAGCCGAGGTGGCTGATATATTGGCATTGACGGATGATGCGCTGCTGGTGAATGTGCAGGGCGACGAGCCGCTGATTCCCCCCGCGCTGATCAACCAGGTGGCGCTGCGCCTAGCCGATGATCCTGAAGCGTCGATAGCCACGCTGGCAGAGCCTATCAATGACGTGGGCACGTTGTTTAATCCCAACGTGGTTAAAGTAGTGCGCACACTGCAAGGCCGCGCGCTGTATTTCTCACGGGCACCGATCCCCTGGGATCGTGAGCAGTTCAAAGCACCACCGACCATGCTGGCAACCGATGCATGGCTGCGCCATATCGGCTTGTATGCGTATCGTGCCGGTTTTCTAGCTGCCTACCGGGACTGGCCCGCCTCAAGCCTTGAGCAGCTCGAACAGCTCGAGCAGCTACGTGCACTGCAGAATGGCCACGCTATTCAAGTGGCACTGGCCTGTGAAATAAATCCTGCCGGTGTTGATACGGCCGAGGATCTTGCGCGTGTTCGGGCGCTGCTTGAGCAGCTCAGTTTTTAA
- a CDS encoding low molecular weight protein-tyrosine-phosphatase: protein MKVLFVCLGNICRSPTAEGVFRRALERAGMADEVEIDSCGVGSWHVGKAPDARAQQAALLRGIDLSSLRARQLSKHDFTRFDYVLGMDQDNLRAMRELKPANSQAHVGLFLDFAGTPGAEVPDPYYGGDEGFEKVLDMIEAASEGLIRHLKREL from the coding sequence GTGAAAGTATTATTTGTATGTTTAGGCAATATTTGCCGTTCACCGACCGCCGAAGGTGTTTTTCGTCGTGCCCTTGAGCGAGCGGGAATGGCCGATGAGGTCGAGATAGACTCCTGCGGCGTCGGCAGTTGGCATGTAGGCAAAGCGCCGGACGCCCGCGCCCAGCAGGCAGCGCTACTGCGCGGTATTGATTTAAGTAGCCTGCGTGCCCGCCAGCTAAGCAAGCACGACTTTACCCGATTCGACTACGTGCTCGGCATGGATCAGGACAATTTACGCGCCATGCGCGAGCTGAAGCCTGCCAATAGCCAGGCGCATGTTGGGCTGTTTTTAGATTTTGCCGGTACCCCCGGTGCCGAAGTGCCAGACCCCTATTATGGCGGTGATGAGGGGTTTGAGAAGGTTCTAGATATGATTGAAGCTGCATCAGAAGGGCTGATTCGACACCTTAAGCGAGAGCTGTAA
- the murB gene encoding UDP-N-acetylmuramate dehydrogenase, whose amino-acid sequence MNILSNVDLSAANTLRLPCQAERFAAPSTLTALGQTLAKAHHEGWPVTLLGGGSNVLLPEKLPGLVVRPDLQQCWFSQRQGHVLAHVGAGVNWHALVMTTAARGLWGIENLALIPGSCGAAPVQNIGAYGVELADTLQAVQVMELATGRVDWLDAQQCAFGYRESIFKSELAGRVVITQLVLRLSRTPAPQLGYGDLAKRLTGSPTPFAVAETVCAIRREKLPDPQVLANAGSFFKNPLVAGAKAAQLLQQFPAMPHFPQQAGQTKLAAGWLIDQCGLKGMRDGAFGVHQYQALVLVHFGGGDRQGLMKTASYIADQVEARFGVRLEPEPRLVNPC is encoded by the coding sequence ATGAATATTCTCAGCAATGTGGATTTGTCCGCCGCTAATACGCTTAGGTTGCCCTGCCAGGCAGAGCGCTTCGCGGCACCATCGACACTAACAGCACTAGGTCAAACGTTAGCCAAGGCTCACCATGAAGGCTGGCCCGTCACGCTTCTCGGTGGCGGCAGCAATGTTCTGCTTCCTGAAAAGTTGCCGGGTTTGGTCGTGCGGCCTGATTTGCAACAGTGCTGGTTTAGTCAGCGTCAAGGGCACGTGCTTGCCCACGTAGGGGCGGGGGTTAATTGGCATGCGCTGGTGATGACGACTGCCGCACGAGGTCTCTGGGGTATTGAAAATCTGGCGCTGATTCCTGGCAGTTGTGGTGCCGCGCCGGTGCAGAACATTGGCGCCTACGGCGTTGAGCTTGCCGACACGCTGCAAGCGGTACAGGTAATGGAGCTTGCCACTGGACGGGTTGATTGGTTGGACGCCCAGCAGTGCGCTTTTGGTTACCGTGAAAGTATCTTTAAAAGCGAGTTGGCGGGTAGGGTTGTCATTACTCAATTGGTCTTACGTTTATCGCGGACGCCAGCCCCGCAGCTTGGGTATGGCGACCTGGCTAAGAGGTTAACGGGCTCTCCCACGCCGTTTGCGGTAGCCGAAACGGTATGCGCCATTCGGCGCGAGAAACTGCCCGATCCACAGGTGCTGGCCAATGCGGGGAGCTTCTTTAAAAACCCATTGGTGGCTGGAGCGAAGGCAGCGCAGTTATTACAGCAGTTTCCCGCAATGCCCCATTTTCCCCAACAGGCGGGGCAAACAAAGCTGGCGGCGGGGTGGTTAATCGACCAGTGTGGTTTGAAAGGGATGCGTGATGGTGCCTTTGGTGTGCATCAGTATCAAGCACTGGTGCTGGTGCACTTTGGCGGCGGTGATCGGCAGGGCCTAATGAAAACAGCTAGCTATATCGCTGACCAAGTCGAGGCACGCTTTGGGGTGCGTTTAGAGCCCGAGCCGCGGTTGGTTAATCCCTGTTAG